The DNA region ttttgacttttaggcAATTCCTGTACCtggaatcaaagaaaaaaataaaacaaaacatggatcaagaattccaggcagttgggacCCAGTCCCGGAATTAccgcaactgcctggaattacaaataaaataaaatcatggaTCAAGAATTTCAGGCCATTGAACCCACGtcctagaatttaaaaataaaaatcctggAATTTCAGGGAAATGAAATGGTTCAACTGCCGAGaatcaaaaaattctatatttaagaattttgaaaaaaatcttgacacCTTGTATCTCGAAAATCAAGCATCTTAGGCCACAcatttataggaactttttaccttaaaaatacttaagaaatcaCCATGTGAAATATCggacatttattaaataacaccctgtatatatatttgtgtgtttctttttaaaatttctatttatttagttaGTATTAATGGAATTTTACGTGTTTTAACTTTGTACTTAGCTTTAGGTTTGTTCTTTATTAGGTATCTTACATTGGTATTGGGTCTATACCTGTTATGTAGtgtaattataaataagtaaatttgtACTAAAAGCCACCTTGTATGTGGCCAAGAACCTCGCACCACCAAgcaatttttcaagaattttccAAGgataatatttcttatatttattaatagtgattttaaaaataatattgcctTACTTCTTAgactttttctattatttaacgTCGCATTTCTTTCATTATTTCAATTcgtcgttttttatttttaatattttatattgtttcaTAGATAAAAGAGTCTTGTCCTAAACATCGTCTATCCATCTAGTCATTTTCTGCTTCTCTTAGTACTCCACGGTCTCCACTCTATTAATCCAGGGAGTCCTTCATCCTAGAGCTATATAGCTTGCCCATCTCCATCCCAATTATTGCAATATTCGTTCCAGGAAAGTTAGACCTACCATTCTCCTTTCCGTTGCTTGTTGTGCTGTTTTTAATCTATAAACAATCTCCTTGTGCCCATTTTATTGTGCTGCATGTTTAGTCGGAGAAGAATATACTGATTAAAGGTTCGTGCTTTTAGATCtgaataaaaaacatctctaAACCTTTCAAAAGTTGATCATGCCAATAATATCCCTTTAGataaatctgtttttaaagttcattttaataacttctttctTTAAACagttagttttagttttgtattATTGATTTCTTTGCTGCAGATCCTGCTGATTCTGTGCGATTAGAACGATatcatttataaaacaaaagtaacttaGGTATTCTCTGTTCATTTATCTGTATCCCTTTGTAGtctcaatcaatttttttaaacacatcttCTAACGTAAACAGTTTTTGGTAAGATGAATTTGCCCTGTCTAACTCCTTTgcttagttttattttgtttgtaaaatcCTTTAGAGCGACTTAAAAAGCGGCTTTatcacatatatttttaatcaaagttTCAATGGAATCAAACTCTTTTTCATAATCGATAGAACCTATCCAAGGAAAAAGCttgtattcatttgctttttttatgaTTGTTCTTATAACTTTTATATAATCTAAAATGCAAAACTTTTGCTAATATGTTGTCATACTATATCATTGGACCTGGAAGAGTTTAGTAATAAAGCTAAATTTCTCCAAGAAGATATTTTTGCTTGTCTGATTGTTCTTTTTGCTAATTctcttgtttttaaaataaatttgtaaattttcaggTGATGGATTTCTTTCAAAACttcagttttaaagaaaaaaaggcaTCTGCACAAAATCTAGTTTTACTCCAAAAtttgagaaattaattaaagttaaattcgCAAATTGGTTGTTCGCtcctattatatttattttcctatttcATTTCTATTTGTTTGGTTTCTGGTTAACTTGCCCTAAATACCTCAATAAGCAGatacaataaaacttttcagctttataattaacctattattttataattttaagatgtggaatatattttaatagcGCAAAGCACAAAAGAATaaattccttttaaatttataatgttgCAACACCTTTAAAGCTTTAAAACtcaacaaaatatatttcttacaattttcaaaatggaGAGATTATAATATTCAAAGAGCACCAAAAAATCGGCTTTTTACATGTGAGTCACTAAAATCCGATTATTTATCACCAACGAACCCTTGACATGAAAGAGCTGGTCTGCATCTGATTTATGGTTCGTAATTATTTACCACACGCAAAAAAAGCCAAGAAGTACATTCATATAAAGTAGCTTAAAAAGATCGTCGCCAATTATAAACCGATAAATTCCGCGAGCCGTTTAAAAAGTGTTGGATATTGGATTATGTCCAGCGTCGCCTTTAGGTTGCTTCGAATTTATTTATGTGCATGCGTAGTCGTttaatatgaactcaaatcgcATAATTTAGGATTAAAAgcttaatgtttttctttttggaatACTAACAGGCAAATGAAGTTTCCATAAACAGTTTTTAGTAGATTTTACGCAGCCTGGTATTGCGACCAATGGACATAATGATGAACGTTAAAATAGCCTAAGTTTTCTGCTGGAatgtattgataaaaaaaaaacgaatctGCAGTTCTTGCTCAGTTATGctacaaaaaaactatatcaggagtaaaatacattttctgcAATTATCAAGgctattaaaaaaacgattaaTCTTGAAGAATGTGTAGcacatatttaggttatttgtttataattaatatcGCTGTAAATATTTTGCGAAAgggtaaatataaaagattaatttataaaattgaaaataataattgattataAAGATTTAGTTACTAGATATTTAACACGTTAACGACCATGTGCACCATATTGGTGCACACCCTGGTTTCTGCACAGACCGTGTGACCCTATTTGGGCACAGTGAATTGTAATGTTCCAAGTCGTGTGGGTCTAACAGGGACGCAGCTACGtgctttttatatgtattgttTGGTTGGTCTGGTCCCTgggaaacaaaaaatttgtattcaaaaaattatgaatttttaactttatcagCGAAATTTGTATCATTACCACTAAcagtttattattacatttttaaaattgcaaacGTGGCAACAAAATGCTCTAAAAAAATACGGCGACGGATCCATCATCCacggaattttttgttttgattttaaggttatagtgtcatttgttttattttgccgGCATGTAAATATTGTTCTTCTGTTTACTGCCTGAATTCGTGTGATTAAGTGGttgtatataataatttatttgggtttatatataaaaaatatgtctcGTAAATATCTAAATGATTAAAAACTTCAAGAAATCTTGGAAGATAGTGATTTTGAATGTAGTGAGATCGAAAGCACCTTTGACGTTTCAGATGCGGATCCCATATTTGAGGCAGATGGTGAGTCCAGTACATGTAGTGATGAGGTTATTTTGccaagtaaaaaaagaaaagtggaACCTACACCTGGGTCTAGTAATAGACCGGATTTACCTGGCCAAGATTCTAGTGACGACGAACCGGAAAACGAATCTAATTCTCCTGTTTTTGCTCCACGTAATAGTAATTTCGTATGGAGTGATGTTTCTATATCTGATAAATTAAACgaatttatattttctgcaagACCAGGATTTCGACAAGAAGAAATAGATCGCCTTAAAGGCCATAAacctattgatttttttctattattttttgacaAGGAAGTTCAAAAATTACTGGTTACGGAAACAAACAAATACGCTACACAACAAACAATAAAGGGTATATGTGAAGAGTCAATCACTGAACACTCCATTTTGGCTAAGTGGTATGAcacaaatgaaaatgaatttttgcatttttttggtCTTATAATCTGGATGGGACTTGACCAAAAGCCTACGATTAGAGATTATTTCAGtaaaaagattctttataaaagtGATGTTCCAAAATTAAGCCACATAAGTAGAAATCGGTTTGAGGCATTGCTACATTGTCTGCAtatttctgataataaaaattgccCACCAGGTGACAGATTATATAAGATTTCTCCacttgtaaaaatgttaaataaaaaatttcaaaacatttGCAGTCCAAAAGAAAAAGTATGCATTGATAAAACAATGATTCCATTTAGGGGACGTTTAAGCTTTCTGCAGTATATTCCAGGGAAGAGGCACAAATACGGTGTCAAACTATTCAAACTTTGTATTGATGGGGGCTACACTTTTTCGATTAAAATATATGGCGGTGGTGGTGGAGGGCAAACTTTTGATAAGCCATTAGCTACAAGGGTTGTCATGAAACTAATAGAACCTCTTCTGAATAAGGATAGAACCCTATTTACTGATAACTTTTATACAAGTGTTGGTCTAGCACATGAGCTAAATCAAAACCAGACACATTTAGTTGGCACCCTGCGTCAAAATCGAAAACTTAATCCAAAGGCAGTTACAAAttccaaattgaaaaaaagatgAAAGGAAGATGCAAAAAAGCAACACGAAAGTCGTAGTTGGAAAATGGAAAGACAAGCGcgatgttttatttctgacaaCGCAAGCTATCCCAGAAATGGTTAAGGTTCCAACAAGAAGaggtaatattttctttattataataaaaccatCAACAATAGTGGATTACAATACAGCAAAAggctttattaatatttcagatCAAAAAGCTGCTTATAGTTCTCCAGAACGCCGCAGAGTCAAATGGTATAGAAAAATTGTCGTCGAACTATTGACAAACACTGTTCTAGTCAATGCCTTGGTCGTGTTCAAGGAAGTAACTGGAAAGAACATGAGTGTGACAGAATTTCATGAGAATATCGTTTGTGCTTTGTTGAACAACAAATCCAAAAATAGCATACAAGTGCAACATATTTTAGAGGAGAGGCAAACTCGAGGAAGGTGTTCAACTTATTAACAGTTTGCAGAAAGAGAAGGGCGCCAATCAGCTAtgaaaaatgcgaaaaaaattcattcattttgCCCTGCATGCTcggaaaatatttcatatatgtGTGTAAAATGTTGAAATCCATACTGCTTTCATTAAAAGCAATAATGgttagtaattatatttttggtaTGATTAGAATATTATGTTATGTTTATAATGAGAATTGtgagtttattttgttaaaataaaatgcaaaagaaaCATTTCTGGGTGTGGCCCAATATGGTATACATGGTCTGTGGtaaacttactttattttttcttctgctTAGACTGCGTGTACCAAATTGGTgcgcatgtttttttttacaaaaaactccTTTCCATCAACTTATTTCACAAAAAAGTATATTATGAAACTGTCTTTTACCaagatttaggaaaaaaatactCTGGTCCAGGAGTAAAGTTTCAAATACTAGTtactgttaataaaaaacattccTTACACTACTGtctatttttagaataaaaactaTTGTTAAAATATGAAAGATAATTTAGAAATTCATATTTGTCTcatgaattttattttgagaaaaagcagtggcgtacatATTATCTTCAATAAAATACCTAGTACAAATCCTGTATAATTATTCTGTAGCAGAAAAATTAGAACCCAAATTATTTTAAGGATATGCATTTTGTTCCGATATATTTATAAAGCGTAACATTGTACACCATCTCGTTTAAATtaggaaacatttttaaaatacattttaataaacataatcGAATAATAAACGCCATAAAAGGAAGAGAATAAATATTAACCCAATGGGAATAATTGAATTGAAATGATGTCCGACAGGACAATGCTACTTCAAAAAAAAGCTCAGTCTGGAAATATCAACATAGTCTAACTAATGTGGTTCCCACTGCAGACAAAAAGAAGCCGTAAGTCTTTACCAAAGCATAAAAACGTAATAGAACGACTCtaaaagcataaaataaatgcctttcaatgttctaagcgcacgacaaaataaagttttttatatcatCAACTTAGAAAGGCACAGTAGGCATCGTCCTGAACTGCTTGTTATCATCAGGCATTGTTATTGTTGTTGTACACACGAGTTTCGAAATTATGTTTTGTATTCGCTCAATACGAGTCGAGCATGGACCGGGCCAGGGCACTTGTCCATGCATGAGCGGGAccatattaaatttgaaataaacttgTTACGCTGTCAGTTCCAAACGGGCAGCCTCTCGAAactctataaatttaaaacagtaTACACGTAATTAACTGAAAACGGACGCGGGGACAGCCTGTGTGTACCAGTAAtttttaaactacttttgtTTAAACTCGAATACGAAATCTGTGTCAGAAGCACTGTATACAGGCGACTACTGTTTGATCGGTCAATTATATGTAAAACGCacgttttaaaaatgttatgtaTGGTATGTTGCTCGCATTATGGTAAGCGGGGAGATTTGGCACAGACGTCTTACATAATATGGCTGAATATCCTATAGATTCTGAAACCCTACGTTACCTTTTATTACAATGTACTTGATATTTAAAGAAGATAGGTTAGAGAAGTATTATAAAATCTGtaagtaaaaaatggttttaataaaaatcaaattatttttaaatatatttttacattgtaTACTTACAATGTTTGGTTAAGCGTAAACACTTATATAGTTGACTTATATAGTATAGGCCATCTTATGAAAAGATGGCCTAGAAAAGTCAATATGTTCTTTATAgtgtttgcatatttttttaataagcatcTTGAAAATAGTCAGATTTTGGAAATGAATggaaattaatcaaataaaaaatttctctaATTTGTGCCTACAGAGCCAGGATATTATCATATCCTTGAACAACTCATTAATGATTCTCCTCCACAAAAAAGGTAATAATACAGACTTTGAAAACTACAGACCCATAAGCCTTCTAAATTATCTGTTCAAACTCTGGAATGGAAACGAAATTTGATTTCTGTTATCCGAGAGAACAAGCTGGCTTCCGCTCTAAATATTGAACAAATGATCATCTAAAATGCCTTATGATCTTAATAGAAAAAATGGTGGAATACAATAAACCTCTTGCccttttttttgttgatttccaAAAAGTATTCGACACGGTAGAATTTAACTTCAGACAAGATCatacaataaatttatgaaaatgcaAAAACAACAGTAAAACTAACAGTAACACTATcctaatgaaaataaaaataaaaagggaaatCAGCTAGGAGATACTATGTCTTCAAAACTGTTTACTACAGTCTTAGAACATGCATTTTAAACTTTGAAATGGGGTGACAAGGGTGTGAACATAGATGGtgaaaaactaaaccttttaaACTAAGCTTTGCAAATGATATAGTATTTATAGCCGAAGATTTGAAAGACGCTAAAGAAATGCTGGAACAACTACAACACGCTACACGGGACgctggtttaaaaataaactataacaaGACCAAAATTATGACAAACTTGGTAttagtttaggtgaagttacttggtCAAGCTTCAAAATTGagtatgtacaaaatacaattaacattaaaataaactgcaaaatatattacgatatttaATGATCGATTCCCGTACATATTTACGGTTGATTCGAGTCTTTCCACGGTACCCCGACCCTTTTaacaatcaatatttgtcaAATAAAGATAGGCAAGTTCAACACGAGTAACGTGAAACAGACGAAGATACGAGATTCTCTCGATGCTACTGGCATTGaacattgacatttttctttaaataaaggaatataagtaaaatatcaaCTTATATTGCgttctattatttataaacgtcatttttttctagatattataatattatacgaCGCGTTACAAAATCGTAGCCCACTATTGGGATTTCGGTAAatataagagatacgaagatggttaaatttaggGCAAAGTTTCGCATTTTTGAGCCTATAAATGTGccgtttaaaaatttgtataaaaaatatattggacCACCCCTTTTGTACGTGGAAATAATGTTTCGAAGAATCAACCATTTCTTAAGATGCGTGCCATAATATATAGGTCTGTatatagtaataattaaaacaattttgaattttgtcatTTTCACGCATAATCTATACAAGACTATTGACACCATATTAGTGAACCAATCTAGGTTTGTCGATTATTCAGGCTTGACATCGTTTCGGCAAGTTTCATCGAGCCCCGGCAACGGACCACATTTCGTAAAGCAATAAGGGACCCCCTTCAAACGATATTGCGAAGTATAACGGTTCGACGAAATGGGTTAGATGGTAAACTAATGACTGTAATGAGCGGCTAAACCGCGCGACTCCTGTTTCTAACTTTCTGGATTACGGTGGATTCATCACTGCATTTAATTGTTCTTTGCTGGATAGTAAGGGCTGATTTGAATTGTCGTATAAGCTTATATGAGCTAAAGTTTGTTCGTCAATAGACACATATGTGGGACATAGAATTTAGATTTAGTTATTTGCtgattgtttaaaattaatttgtttaagagtttaaaaatttaaaaaaaatatatatccgttgataaaaattagtattaatagtaaaacttatttattttatctagtaCTAAAGACTTTCTTCGCGTCTGGCTTACGTAATCGTTAAACACGATTCGTACTTATTAGTGAATAACGTATTTGGTGCAGATATTATTATATCACCTCTGCCGCCTGTATAAATGGTGCGCTCAATCCAAAACAGCCAATATTGATTCTAGTGTATTTCATGTTCTAAACGAATACCATAAGTTTTGAGTTTCTTTGTCAAATATTTCATTAAGTATAATAACTTGGTAAATTCCTTTTACAAGTAACATAAATAGGTGATGCAAAACCCTAACCAGATGACTCCATTAAGATCCCAAAAACCAGATTAAAGCGACAGGGAGAGAGGGGCCCGCGAATCACGAATCTCGCCACCCCAAagtataagtattttttattaaacggGCAAGATATTAAATCAGTTTATCATAATATCCAGGGAGAAGTGATGCCGTTCTCCCGGCTGGAAAGGAAACATTATTAACTTT from Anthonomus grandis grandis chromosome 8, icAntGran1.3, whole genome shotgun sequence includes:
- the LOC126739809 gene encoding uncharacterized protein LOC126739809, producing the protein MQKSNTKVVVGKWKDKRDVLFLTTQAIPEMVKVPTRRDQKAAYSSPERRRVKWYRKIVVELLTNTVLVNALVVFKEVTGKNMSVTEFHENIVCALLNNKSKNSIQVQHILEERQTRGRCSTY